The DNA sequence ttccctttccctcctttcctctctttccctccatctttctcttctttctcttcttcttccttgtcttctccccctttcctcctcttgCCTTTCCCccgtcctctcttccccttccctcctttcccacGCCGGGATTTCTCCTTGAGGACGCCCACACGTAGCTTCTGTGCTCCGCTCACGTAGTCCTGTCCGTCGTGGATGCAGTGGGCGGCCGTCAGGACGTGTTTGGGGGATAACAGGACACCAGAGCAGCCCGTGGAGATCTTGACGGAGGTGGAGAAGGGGTACTTAGTGGAGAATTGCTTGTCAGCGATGCTGAAGCGGGTGTCTGTGCCGTAGACCTCCCGTCTGCGGCGCGActtggaggaagtggaggagttCCCAGCAGGCCAAGCATTGACCTCGTTGAGGCCCTGCACAGACACGGAGGTCAGGGTGCGCGTTCCGTTCTCGTACACCGTCTCATAGGACAGGAACTCCTCCAGGTCAGCCAGGGAGGGGTCGGGGAGGCGACGCTGGCACTCAATCCCACAGGTCCCGTTCAGCTCTCCCTGAGGTTTGGCCATGAAGCCGGGGCTGCTAAGGGCCACCGTCCTCCTGTTCCTCACCAGCGGCAGCTTCCACTGTGGCCAGGTATACTCATCATCTCCTCCTGTGGCCTCCTGTGCTTCCACAGCCACCACCACGACCAGTGACGTCACTGAGAGCAGGAGACACAGGGGTACGGGGCCCATTGTGCAGATGGGCCTGGctctggaggggagaggagagaaagacactaTAAGGAATGGTGGAGAACGCTGAGGTGCAAATACAGTGTGCTGTCAATGCTTTGTCAACATGCATGTGTTTTCTTTTTAAATGGCTTCATATGTCTATTGAATAGAATAGacggaaatatttttttttaaatatgatgCTGCTCTACTTCcacaacatacacacaagcaGTATAGCCAACCAAATCTGAGATGGGTTAGTAAAAACTTTCTACTGGAACACATTTTCATGTGGTTGTCACAGAAACCACTGTTGACAATTTACAGTTTGAGGCATCCATCTGTTGTTGGTCAAACTTTTCAGCAGGGATGGGATGGCATTTCATTTGGAGGGTATTTTTTATACGTCTGACTCCGAATAGAAACATACTCAGACAAAGATAAATGAGGTCAAATCCTCTCTTCCCAAAAATACATCCAGCACCAGCGTGCCACATCCACAGGAGGGCAATGTAATCCAGAAAATGAACCTCTCACAAGTTGCCAAATTCAGAGCACTGAGAAGAAGCGAAGCTGTCAAAAAAAGTGGGCTGTGCCTGTGGCTAACAAAAGACCCAAGAGCACTCCTTGTTTACTAGCACAGTTGTTTTCATGGACACAGCCATCTTCAAAATGCTCATATCAACAAAAAGAAGGTGTAGCAGCATCTTCATATGGAAACGGTTAAATATAACTGACAGTCTCAAGAAATCATAGCATTTCATTGAGTTGACATAGGAGCTGTGTGGTTGAGAGGAGATTTATGGAGCCTGAGGCTGAGTGGAGGCTGTGGCcagtggggaagagaggaggaggagaggaccatccCTGGGGCTCTGACTGTACTGAGATGGTGGCTTGGAGCTTAGCCACATGGTTAGCCTTTAGCTGTCAGTAATGACCATATCTGGTTCCTCTCGGACTCTATGCTGCTCTCTGCTTCATTCCGCCCACAGTTTGAAGACGTAGGCCGACATGACATCACTGAGGGAGCCGAACTGAGGAGTAACTCGCTAAGTGTGAGGGTGTTAATGGGGCTGATAGCCGTGGAGGAAATATAAATCCAGGGCATTCTATTCATTCAACAGACCACCACTGCACTGCCGAGCAGAGAAATAGCCCTTTGTCAGCAGCTGTGTAGATGTAGCTCAACCACAATTCTATGCAGAGAATGGAACGGGGGGGGGGAAGTCATTTGAGCTACGGTGTAGTTCATAAAGGGGCCTAAGCAGTACTGCTGTCGTGCAAATCCAACAAACCAATTTGAACAATGGTGGGATGGGATGGAGGACAAATGAGGAGAAAAAGCTCTGATGTGATTACAGTACATTCATCCAGCCTGTTTGAAGAGCCTAAATAGCCTTTGGCATGCTGACTAACATCTGGCCTTACCAAACGGAGGCCGAGTCTGTGGGGGAGGGGCGAGCGTCGGTGGCCAGGTGTCTTCCTTGCATTCCCATTCAATCAGATGCTAGGCAGTGTTAAAGTGAAAAGCCGCCAGGCGTTGCACGGTGGACGGATGAAGGAGATGGACGGTAGGAAATAATCCCATCAAAGGGTGTGCTGTTGCATCGCCAACCATAGGCTACAGGGGACCAGGTCAGTTTGGCATTATACAATCACACCTCCCACAGGGGAGTTCTCCTTCTTCCACCTCATGTAGCAAACCATATGCCCTGTCCGTTTCAGACAAGTGGTATGTCTACTGTAAGGGCAAAGGTTACACATGACCTATCCCAGAATAGCATGTATTATGCCATTTTATGGCATCTTAATGCAGTTCTGTCAATGGCAGGTCTTGACATCTGAGGATTCTGATTTATTGGCCTCGGTTTGTGTCTACAAATCAAATCGCTCAACTGTGGATGGGATAGCCATGTACACAACACCATGCATCTTCAAACCAACCTTACCCTTAAATAAAACAAGGTAGAATATAAAACATGACATAAGAATGACTCAATGAATTTGAAATGTGGTGTCAGGAATTTGACCCAGGTTTCTGGCCAAAAAGACACTTTCTCCCAGACCAAGAAATAGCACAAATTCAACAGAAAAAATAAATTATTGAGGAAAGAGCAGAGACTGATATGTTGCCGGGTATAATTTGATGTTAAAGAAGGCCTGCATTTAACTGAGAGATTTTCCATAACAGTATAATCTCTCAAACGCCATACCATACACCATTTTCCACTCCAGCGCATGGTCGAAAGAATGACGCACAAGGCCACCAAAAGATGGTGCTAGATTGCAATCTCTCTCGCGCGTTCCTTAATTTCTTTGTTCATAATTCGGATTTTTATGGGAAAATATCCTCTAAAATCATTGTGGAAAAATGTCGATACAATAAAAATCACTGCAAGCAAGGGTGTCCTCTTGGTCCTAAAGTGTCCTCTTGGTCCTAAAGTGTCCTCTTGGTCCTAACTTCAGTAATTATGATGCAGATATGTTTTTGCTAATAACTAGACTATCACGCAACCTATCTTGGAAATGGAAAATGAGATCAACTATTGGTTATCAATAAAGCCATGAGTTGGCTATTAATATAAAAATTCATAATAAATAACCTGGCAAAATAGGTTTCTACTCTCAAGGTTAAATCAATTGTGTGAATTGTAAATAATTGTTTTATGCTACTATATCTAAAATATTTGATTTTTAAGAAGTCtatgtgaaaaaatatatataagattGTAGCCTAAAAACGAAACAAGAATAAAAGAAAATGAGTTAATGAATTAACCTACCACATTTGCATGTAAAAAGCTAACTATCACCTGTTCCATGTTATTGTCTCAATGACTACTtagatagtaaaaaaaaaagctttaaCAAATACAAATTATTATCCAAAACAATATTAGCCAAGTAATGAATATAATAAATTGAAAATTCCCATCAATATATAATTTAGCACATTTTCAATATCTCCATTATCAAGAAAATAAACCAAAAACCGTATTATGAACTCATAATAAACAAAAGCCTCTGCAGCTCCATACCTGCTTGCATTCGATTTATCGATTTGACAAATCCTCAAATCAGTTTTTTATTTCCAGAAAGAAACTGCTATTGCATTTAAGATGTCTTCTTATCAGTGGACGAAGTTCCCTTCTCCTCATCACATTTGCACCAAAGAGGCTGAGAGAAAGTCGCAGCAGCCAGAGCCCTCCGTGCGGGCTGCGCTTGatgctgagagagggaggagggaagacaaGTCTGAAAAAGATTTTTTCACTTTCGACAAAGCTGTTTACATAGGCGTACATGGGAGTGACCAGCCGGTTCAGCTAAAAAATGCTGGATTGTTTGATtgaatgaatgagtgagtgtTTGTCAGTCTATGCAATCCAATAGTTCTATATGGCAGTCAATGGGATACTGTGTTCATGAGCTGTTGCGCCCTATGAAATACATATTACATTTCAGTGTCATTTTCTGCGCTTTATTCAATCGAGCTTTCATTCGACCGGGGACTGGAATTAGTTCCAGGGAGCCCACAATGGCACTCGCAGACTGCTTTCATTGTCGCCCGTCTGAACTCCCACATCTGCTGCACTTGTCTCTGTGCTCGATGAGGTGGTAAACACACTGGCAGGGGGTCTTTGCGCCATATGCACCCATGCCGCGACAGAGAGCGCTATTCACGAAAACATGCCTAGAATAGTGAAGCTAACTGTCCAACGGGGTATAGCGCAACCGAATGGATGCTCATTTCCGTTTTATAGGGAGGATGTGCTTCACTTGGATCTGCATCTGTAAAGATAAAGGGAACCACCCACActaatcagaggaggctggttggAGCAGCTATTTGAAGAAAGGCTCATTGTAAAGACTGAAAAGGAATATATGGAAAGGTGTCtatcacatcaaacatatggaagccacatgtttgattccattccattaaTTCTATTCCAGTCATTGCAACGAGCTTGTCCTCctctagctcctcccaccagcctcctctgcaacACTTGACTATCCATGtactgtaaaaaacaaaacaaatgaatcAGCATTATTTTTGTGAGTTGGGTGGACTTCAGAAAGACAAGGAATTTGAGCTAATGGATTGAACATTTGTTCACTCAACAAACTTTGCTCACAGTGAGCTGAATGTACAAAAACGTGTTGAGTAGAATTACAAATGAATGTTTGGAAGAGAAcactgtaggggagagtggggtaagctgAGCCAAAGTGTTAGTTCAGCCACCCCTTGTTTGTAGGAAACAATACTGTCTGTGAAGGAgcctgtgaaggaagaaaccacatggaataAGTGGCATGCAAGTTAGCTCCAAAAAAACGGATTTTCACAAAGTCAAATTAATTTCTGTTATAGGTTTTATGAGCTTGTATCTTAACCAAAGTAGATTGCTTGAATATtgttgtatacagtggggcaaaaaagtatttagtcagccaccaattgtgcaagttctcccacttaaaaagatgagagagtaattttcatcataggtacacctaaactatgacagacaaaattagcaaaaaaatccagaaaatcacattgtaggatttttaatgaatttatttgcaaattatggtggaaaataagttattggtcacctacaaacaagcaagatttctgactctcacagacctgtaacttcttctttaagaggctcctaaGGCCTCCACTAGttatctgtattaatggcacctgtttgaacttgttatcagtataaaagacacctgtccacaacctcaaacagtcacactccaaactccactatggccaagaccaaagagctgtcaaaggacaccagaaacaaaattgtagacctgcaccaggctgggaagactgaatctgcaataggtaagcagcttggtaaTAAATAAGTATGCAGTGTGTATAAAATAAATGCAatatgttggtcccatgtttcatgagctgatgtAAAAGATACaatacattttcaatacattttccatacacacaaaaagcttgtttctctcaaattttgtgcacaaatttgtttacgtccctgttagtgagcatttctcctttgccaagataatccatccaccataATAATaatccataataataataatccatccatccatgtgtgacatatcaagaaggtgattaaacagcatgatcattacacaggtgcaccctgtgcagtatgtccaaccgtcctcacaaccgcagaataccccatggtggcggtggggttctGGTATGGACAGGCttaacaaacacaattgcattttatctacggcaatttgaatgtacagagatactgtgatgagatcctgaggtccattgttgggccattcatctgccgccttCACCtcatttcagcatgataatgcacagccccatgatctgtacacaattcctggaagctgaaaatgtagcAATTAttccatggcttgcatactcaccagacatgtcacccattgagcatgcttgggatgctctggatcgacatgtacgacaacAATAGCCTTTGGAAGAAAATGTGTTGATGGAAATAAAAGGTCCAGTATTTGCTTCTTAAGACTGTGTGTATCATAGTGGACTTGGACAATGTGATGATGAGCTAGCAACTAATTCctgattgagagagtgtgtgttcaaAGTTGAGTGTTGGAAAAGCTAAGCATGTCAGCACATTGTCT is a window from the Oncorhynchus tshawytscha isolate Ot180627B linkage group LG03, Otsh_v2.0, whole genome shotgun sequence genome containing:
- the LOC112232621 gene encoding inactive serine protease 35, producing MGPVPLCLLLSVTSLVVVVAVEAQEATGGDDEYTWPQWKLPLVRNRRTVALSSPGFMAKPQGELNGTCGIECQRRLPDPSLADLEEFLSYETVYENGTRTLTSVSVQGLNEVNAWPAGNSSTSSKSRRRREVYGTDTRFSIADKQFSTKYPFSTSVKISTGCSGVLLSPKHVLTAAHCIHDGQDYVSGAQKLRVGVLKEKSRRGKGGKGKRGRGKGKRRKGGEDKEEEEKEEKDGGKERKGGKGKDRKSRSRRSAEVEKPSFRWTRVKQTQVPKGWFKGGASDGVAADYDYAVLELKKAQKVKHMDLGVIPSVKKLPAGRIHFSGFDDDRPDNLVYRFCSVSEESKDLLYQYCDAKPGSSGSGVYIRLKEPGKKKWKRKIIGVFSGHQWVDVNGNGAQQDYNVAVRITPLKYAQICYWVHGDSSECRDA